In a genomic window of Spirosoma agri:
- a CDS encoding S66 peptidase family protein: MIKPPFLRPGDTVGVVAPASWFPYEEMAEGLRILRDVWQLNVIEGDSLRAVDGPFAGSDALRRDDLQRLFDDPSVKAVFAARGGYGCYRIVDQLDLTGLTQQPKWLVGFSDVTVLLSLFYQHGVQSLHGLMPRQYGQPDRAESLESVRQWLFGESPDAYSIPSDSLNRPGNATGPLVGGNLTMLVNSLGTPTDVDFSGTILFIEDIDETLFSLDRMMTQLHRAGRLAKLAGLIVGQFTDMRTNASLPFGKDAFTIIADAVAEYTYPVLFNFPAGHVDYNLALPIGQTVRMTIDSTTSRLVF; this comes from the coding sequence TTGATTAAACCCCCTTTTCTGCGTCCCGGCGATACGGTCGGTGTAGTGGCTCCTGCCAGTTGGTTTCCTTACGAGGAAATGGCTGAGGGATTGCGTATTCTACGCGATGTCTGGCAACTCAACGTCATTGAAGGTGATAGCCTGCGCGCTGTTGACGGGCCATTTGCGGGTTCGGATGCGTTACGACGTGATGATTTGCAACGGCTTTTTGACGATCCATCCGTGAAGGCTGTTTTTGCGGCCCGTGGTGGGTATGGCTGTTACCGGATTGTTGATCAGCTGGATTTGACGGGCCTGACGCAGCAGCCTAAGTGGCTGGTCGGTTTCAGCGATGTGACAGTTTTGCTAAGCCTTTTCTATCAGCACGGTGTACAGAGTCTGCATGGCCTGATGCCCCGGCAGTATGGGCAACCCGATCGGGCTGAATCGCTCGAATCAGTGCGGCAATGGCTGTTTGGTGAATCACCGGACGCATATTCGATCCCATCGGATTCGTTGAATCGGCCAGGCAACGCAACGGGGCCACTGGTAGGGGGGAATCTGACCATGCTGGTCAATTCATTGGGAACGCCGACCGATGTGGATTTTTCGGGAACGATCCTGTTTATTGAAGACATTGACGAGACGCTGTTTTCCCTCGACCGTATGATGACGCAGCTCCATCGGGCGGGGCGGCTGGCAAAGCTGGCTGGTTTGATTGTGGGTCAGTTCACTGATATGCGCACAAACGCGTCATTGCCGTTTGGGAAAGATGCGTTTACGATCATTGCCGACGCGGTTGCGGAGTACACGTATCCCGTCCTGTTCAACTTTCCGGCGGGGCATGTTGATTATAATCTGGCGTTGCCGATCGGGCAAACGGTTCGAATGACGATTGATAGCACGACGAGTCGACTGGTCTTCTGA
- a CDS encoding polysaccharide deacetylase family protein — MGSPDRRATPAGNYILFTVDVEEFDTAVEFGHDISLREQVAVSTRGLRLLAERFDAVDARTTLFTTANYALHEPELVRQLAGKHEIASHGYFHTTFEPADLLKSRLALEKLLDKPITGFRRARMGFVDPHDVQQAGYAYNSSLHPTWLPGRYNHWGEPKQPFQEAGVWQIPASVTPTLRLPLFWLSLKNFPFAYYKQLCKQTLQTEGFLNLYVHPWEFTDLSGYEKIPTYVRRHSRDALLDRVEALLRYLRPMGEFATMGAFTQQLTATSH; from the coding sequence ATGGGAAGCCCCGACCGACGAGCAACACCCGCTGGGAACTATATATTATTCACCGTCGATGTAGAGGAGTTTGATACCGCTGTCGAATTTGGTCACGATATCTCATTGCGTGAACAAGTGGCCGTTTCGACGCGGGGCCTACGCCTGCTGGCCGAACGATTTGATGCCGTTGATGCCCGTACCACCTTATTCACAACGGCCAATTATGCGCTCCATGAACCAGAGTTGGTGCGCCAGCTAGCAGGCAAACACGAAATCGCTTCCCATGGCTATTTCCACACAACCTTCGAACCTGCCGATTTGCTAAAATCCAGATTGGCACTGGAAAAATTGCTGGATAAGCCCATTACGGGTTTTCGGCGGGCCCGGATGGGCTTTGTCGATCCACATGATGTTCAACAGGCTGGCTATGCGTATAATTCGTCGCTGCATCCTACATGGCTACCGGGCCGCTACAACCACTGGGGCGAACCGAAGCAACCGTTTCAGGAAGCAGGCGTCTGGCAAATTCCGGCCTCAGTTACGCCTACGCTCCGCTTACCGCTGTTCTGGTTAAGCCTGAAAAACTTCCCCTTTGCCTACTACAAGCAGTTGTGTAAGCAGACGCTTCAAACCGAAGGATTCCTGAATCTGTACGTTCATCCGTGGGAGTTTACGGACCTGTCAGGCTACGAAAAAATTCCCACGTACGTTCGTCGACACTCCCGCGATGCATTACTCGACCGGGTTGAAGCGTTATTGCGGTATCTGAGACCGATGGGCGAGTTTGCCACAATGGGGGCTTTTACGCAGCAACTGACAGCGACTTCCCATTGA
- a CDS encoding M42 family metallopeptidase, protein MNEHSKSFLYQYLNNASPTGFESSGQQLWLDYLKPYIDEHIVDTYGTAVGVIGPGKDYKVVIEAHSDEISWFVNYISDDGYLFVRRNGGSDALIAPSMRVNLHTKKGVVEGVFGWPAIHVRDLAKDTAPKVTDLFIDVGAATKQEVADMGIHVGTVCTFSDGLMELNDRFFVGRALDNRMGGFMIAEVARLLKENNVTLPFTLYVVNAVQEEIGLRGAEMIARRLRPDLAICTDVTHDTQSPKYDKKEQGDLKCGDGPVLCYGPAVQNNVLDFLIGVADQQGIAFQRQAVSRSTGTDTDAFAYATEGIASALISLPLKYMHTTVETVHKEDVQNVIKLMYETLLALKGNEDFRYIK, encoded by the coding sequence ATGAACGAACACAGTAAAAGTTTTCTGTACCAATACCTTAACAATGCCTCGCCAACTGGTTTTGAATCGTCAGGGCAGCAGCTATGGCTAGATTATCTCAAGCCGTATATCGACGAACATATCGTGGATACATACGGTACGGCTGTGGGTGTTATCGGACCCGGAAAAGACTATAAAGTAGTTATTGAGGCCCATTCCGATGAAATTTCGTGGTTCGTCAACTACATTTCTGATGACGGTTATCTGTTTGTCCGACGCAACGGCGGCTCCGATGCCTTGATCGCACCGTCAATGCGGGTTAACCTGCACACGAAGAAGGGTGTCGTCGAGGGTGTATTCGGCTGGCCTGCCATTCACGTCCGCGACCTGGCTAAAGACACTGCACCCAAAGTAACCGACCTGTTCATTGACGTGGGCGCGGCTACCAAGCAGGAAGTGGCTGACATGGGGATTCACGTTGGAACGGTCTGTACATTTTCCGACGGCCTGATGGAGTTGAACGATCGGTTTTTCGTAGGTCGGGCGCTGGATAACCGCATGGGTGGGTTTATGATCGCTGAAGTGGCCCGGCTCCTGAAAGAAAACAACGTAACGCTACCCTTCACGCTCTACGTGGTCAATGCGGTACAGGAAGAAATCGGGCTTCGTGGTGCCGAAATGATTGCCCGGCGACTCCGCCCTGATCTGGCCATCTGCACAGACGTTACCCATGACACGCAATCGCCGAAGTACGATAAAAAAGAACAGGGCGATCTTAAATGTGGCGATGGACCGGTGCTTTGCTATGGCCCGGCGGTACAGAATAATGTGCTCGATTTTCTGATCGGCGTTGCTGATCAACAAGGGATTGCGTTCCAGCGGCAGGCGGTTAGCCGCTCGACCGGCACGGACACCGATGCCTTTGCGTATGCTACGGAGGGCATTGCGTCCGCGCTGATTTCGTTACCGCTGAAGTACATGCACACAACAGTCGAGACGGTTCATAAGGAGGACGTACAAAACGTTATCAAACTGATGTATGAAACGTTGCTGGCGCTGAAAGGCAACGAAGATTTTCGGTATATTAAGTAA
- a CDS encoding histidine kinase encodes MTREQLIGTIGKNGRRLNMRASDLAGFDFSGIDLTQADLRFSNLSGANFRGAVLRQANLSFSELSGADFTDADLYEANFNFCGLQNVNLSGANVEGATFNFAGRSKYVPKKTKAERITLTTVLQKPGWGTFIGALLGALLVYGCNAIIYFTNLIWTSNDTLTAGLYRFLIVQNMTDGAIVFLLTWALSGWLTRQFSAVWVRHLIVCVAVIFSFFLVNSGLYVTLGKPYIEALARRPGGYEKTADWYFYGMGDLLVANFFLYVLQQGRQLTRKLSDQEFQLLNLEKLKTRAELDALQAKINPHFLYNALNSIASLVHDNPDKAEEMTLLLSKLFRYSTSRNGELFATLADELEMVRTYLQVEQVRFGNRLSFSVEVSDPALNELKLPQFLLQPIVENAIKHGIAKRADAGRIDVRIYEKNRDAGPVELHLCVHDNGPAFADDMGGGYGLRSIQDKLKLLYGDDARVELQNWPLKQVLLSILMSKVRSDHSLIIPNTDA; translated from the coding sequence ATGACACGCGAGCAACTTATCGGCACGATTGGCAAAAACGGCAGGCGACTCAACATGCGGGCGTCTGATCTGGCCGGTTTCGACTTCAGCGGTATTGACCTGACGCAGGCCGATCTTCGCTTCTCCAACCTCAGCGGAGCCAACTTTCGGGGCGCTGTTTTGCGACAGGCCAATCTAAGTTTTTCGGAACTCAGCGGGGCCGACTTTACCGATGCCGATCTGTACGAAGCGAACTTCAATTTCTGTGGTCTGCAGAATGTCAATCTCTCCGGTGCAAACGTGGAGGGCGCGACGTTCAACTTCGCGGGGCGCAGCAAATACGTACCCAAAAAGACGAAAGCAGAACGTATCACGCTGACAACAGTTCTGCAAAAACCCGGCTGGGGAACGTTCATCGGTGCCTTGCTGGGGGCGTTACTGGTCTACGGGTGTAACGCCATTATTTACTTTACCAATTTAATCTGGACCAGCAACGATACCTTGACAGCGGGCCTATACCGCTTTCTGATCGTGCAGAACATGACCGACGGGGCCATTGTCTTTCTGTTGACATGGGCGCTGTCGGGCTGGCTCACCCGACAGTTTTCGGCGGTATGGGTGCGCCATCTAATCGTCTGCGTCGCCGTTATATTCAGTTTTTTTCTGGTCAACTCCGGTCTGTACGTAACGTTGGGAAAACCGTACATCGAAGCACTGGCCAGACGACCGGGTGGTTATGAAAAAACAGCTGACTGGTATTTTTACGGGATGGGTGATCTACTGGTCGCCAATTTCTTTCTGTACGTGCTTCAGCAGGGGCGGCAGCTAACCCGCAAACTCTCAGACCAGGAATTTCAGCTGCTTAATCTGGAAAAACTAAAAACGCGGGCCGAACTGGATGCCTTGCAGGCAAAGATCAACCCGCATTTTTTGTACAACGCCCTCAACAGCATTGCCAGTCTGGTTCACGATAATCCCGATAAAGCGGAGGAAATGACGTTGCTGCTATCGAAACTGTTCCGGTACTCGACCAGCCGCAATGGCGAATTATTTGCCACGCTGGCCGACGAACTGGAGATGGTTCGCACCTATCTGCAGGTGGAACAGGTACGCTTCGGCAACAGGCTTTCGTTCAGCGTCGAGGTGTCCGATCCCGCTCTGAATGAGTTAAAACTGCCCCAGTTCCTGCTGCAACCCATTGTCGAAAATGCGATCAAACATGGTATTGCCAAACGCGCCGATGCAGGACGTATCGATGTGCGTATTTACGAGAAAAACCGGGACGCCGGACCGGTCGAACTGCACCTGTGTGTCCACGACAATGGCCCCGCTTTTGCCGACGACATGGGGGGCGGCTACGGACTGCGGAGCATTCAGGATAAACTCAAGCTACTCTACGGCGACGACGCCCGCGTTGAACTCCAGAACTGGCCGCTCAAGCAGGTGCTCCTCTCTATTCTCATGAGTAAGGTTCGAAGTGATCATTCGCTCATAATTCCCAACACAGACGCCTAA
- a CDS encoding glycosyltransferase family 2 protein, which produces MKSSQGMISIVVPAYNEEENLPVLVHRLMAVMERYQSYEILIVDDGSSDQTRYVLRQLSKAYPVVRFLSFSRNFGHQMALRAGYENARGQAVICLDADLQHPPELIPALVDKWCEGFDVVYTVRQPDPKLSWFKRATSKKFYSLLRKVSGLKIEDGAADFRLLDRKVIDTLKQFKENDLFLRGAISWVGFRQCRILYQPAARYAGRSKYSFRKMLQLAAMGITSFSTKPLYLSVLLGFGMSLFATLFGLETLYEYFFTDATVSGWTTLVLLSVLIGGVQFIMIGIIGVYLGKTFVEVKQRPAYIIGDTSDIEETETIWEAPTDEQHPLGTIYYSPSM; this is translated from the coding sequence ATGAAATCATCTCAAGGTATGATTAGTATAGTCGTACCAGCCTACAACGAAGAAGAGAATTTACCCGTTCTGGTGCATCGGCTCATGGCGGTCATGGAACGTTATCAGTCTTACGAAATTCTGATCGTAGACGATGGCAGTTCCGACCAGACACGCTATGTGCTCCGTCAGTTGAGTAAGGCTTATCCCGTTGTACGCTTTTTGTCGTTTTCCCGTAATTTCGGTCATCAGATGGCGCTACGCGCTGGTTACGAAAACGCCAGAGGTCAGGCTGTTATCTGTCTCGATGCCGATCTTCAGCACCCCCCCGAGCTGATACCCGCGCTGGTCGACAAATGGTGCGAGGGCTTCGACGTTGTCTATACGGTTCGTCAGCCAGATCCCAAGCTATCGTGGTTCAAACGCGCGACATCCAAGAAGTTCTATAGCCTGTTGCGGAAGGTATCGGGGCTGAAAATAGAAGACGGTGCCGCTGATTTCCGGTTACTCGATCGAAAAGTTATCGATACGCTAAAGCAGTTCAAAGAAAATGATCTGTTTCTACGTGGTGCCATTTCGTGGGTAGGTTTCCGCCAATGCCGGATTCTTTACCAACCCGCTGCCCGATACGCCGGTCGCTCCAAATACTCGTTCCGGAAGATGCTGCAACTGGCCGCTATGGGCATTACATCGTTCTCCACGAAGCCACTTTATTTGTCGGTATTGCTCGGGTTCGGCATGTCTCTGTTTGCTACGCTGTTCGGTCTGGAGACGTTGTATGAGTACTTTTTTACAGATGCAACCGTATCGGGCTGGACTACACTGGTATTGCTTTCTGTACTAATTGGTGGCGTTCAGTTTATCATGATCGGCATTATCGGCGTATATTTGGGCAAAACGTTCGTGGAAGTAAAACAACGTCCTGCCTACATCATTGGCGACACGAGCGATATTGAGGAGACTGAGACAATATGGGAAGCCCCGACCGACGAGCAACACCCGCTGGGAACTATATATTATTCACCGTCGATGTAG
- a CDS encoding LytR/AlgR family response regulator transcription factor, with amino-acid sequence MTFPLKTILIDDEPLAISRLRRLLVKYSDTFDVIGDAPNGAEGLTLIEAERPDVIFLDIEMPLLNGFEMLSRLTTMPLVVFATAFDQYAIRAFEENSVDYLLKPIEADRLARTTQKIRSLVERSDSSQSETNPMSENLMRLLSQMQPKKEIYSISVKTGEKIRLVPLSDVAYFEAEDKYVFLSTMDGQKFLTTYTLTTLDEKLPDTFVRVSRSVMVNRHKITEIHKHFDGKFLLAMSDKKHTKLTTGSTYGDTVRQLLEL; translated from the coding sequence ATGACATTTCCGCTCAAAACTATACTTATTGACGACGAACCGCTGGCCATCAGTCGTTTACGTCGTTTGCTAGTCAAATACAGCGATACGTTTGACGTAATTGGCGACGCACCCAATGGCGCTGAAGGGCTAACGCTTATCGAAGCCGAACGGCCCGATGTCATTTTCCTGGACATTGAAATGCCCCTGCTGAACGGTTTCGAAATGCTTTCTCGCCTGACGACGATGCCACTGGTCGTGTTTGCTACCGCCTTCGATCAGTACGCTATTCGAGCCTTCGAAGAAAATTCCGTCGATTATCTGCTCAAGCCCATCGAAGCAGATCGGCTAGCTCGTACTACTCAGAAAATCAGATCGTTAGTCGAACGAAGCGATTCATCCCAATCAGAGACGAACCCAATGTCAGAGAATCTGATGCGGCTTCTGTCGCAAATGCAACCGAAGAAGGAAATCTATTCGATTTCCGTCAAAACAGGCGAAAAGATCCGGTTGGTGCCCCTCTCCGACGTTGCTTATTTCGAGGCCGAAGATAAATACGTATTTCTGTCCACGATGGACGGACAAAAATTCCTGACGACCTACACGCTGACCACACTCGACGAAAAACTACCGGATACCTTCGTTCGCGTCAGCCGGTCGGTTATGGTTAACCGACATAAGATCACGGAAATTCACAAGCATTTCGACGGCAAATTTCTGCTGGCCATGAGCGACAAAAAACACACGAAACTGACCACCGGCAGTACCTACGGCGACACGGTTCGGCAGCTACTGGAACTTTGA
- a CDS encoding ion channel, whose translation MNTLPKQNLHGRDSQLVEQEGKRQDLGFGTKLNDTYSRLVNKDGSFNVAHKNGTFWDRLNLYNRLITMTWPHFLGWVLAFYLLANGFFAGIYVLAGAEYLQSTSDQSFYGPFWKAFFFSSQTLTTVGYGHIAPTSFLSSIIAAFESMMGLLSFALVTGLLYGRFSRPSAHIKFSQRAVFAPYLDVNGWMFRVINARSNQLINVQVEVTMSRMELKADGDHYRKYYPLALERTKVTFFPTNWTLVHPITRESPLHGCTPDDLAKSDTEFLILLRAMDDTFSQEVHRRYSYRYDEILWGHKFRPMFDNSQQSMLNLDLDKLDETEEVALN comes from the coding sequence ATGAATACGTTGCCGAAGCAGAATTTACACGGTCGGGATAGTCAACTTGTTGAGCAAGAAGGAAAAAGACAGGATCTGGGATTTGGCACCAAACTGAACGACACGTATTCGCGGCTCGTCAATAAAGACGGCAGCTTTAATGTAGCGCACAAAAACGGTACGTTCTGGGACCGACTGAATCTCTATAATCGCCTTATCACGATGACATGGCCCCATTTTTTGGGGTGGGTACTGGCCTTTTATCTGCTTGCAAACGGTTTCTTCGCGGGCATCTACGTACTGGCCGGGGCTGAATATCTGCAAAGCACATCGGATCAGTCTTTTTATGGACCGTTCTGGAAGGCTTTTTTCTTCAGTTCCCAGACGCTGACGACGGTGGGGTACGGGCACATTGCACCCACAAGTTTTTTGTCGAGTATCATTGCTGCGTTCGAGTCGATGATGGGCTTGCTGTCGTTTGCGTTAGTAACGGGACTGCTATATGGCCGATTTTCGCGACCATCTGCCCATATCAAATTTTCCCAGCGGGCCGTATTCGCTCCGTATCTGGACGTTAATGGCTGGATGTTTCGGGTGATCAACGCCCGGTCTAACCAGTTGATCAACGTACAGGTAGAGGTGACTATGTCACGGATGGAGCTGAAAGCCGATGGCGATCATTATCGTAAGTATTATCCGCTGGCACTCGAACGGACGAAGGTGACCTTCTTCCCAACGAACTGGACACTGGTTCACCCAATTACCCGCGAAAGCCCGCTACATGGCTGCACGCCCGACGACCTTGCCAAATCAGACACTGAGTTTCTGATTCTGCTCCGGGCCATGGATGATACCTTTTCGCAGGAGGTGCACCGGCGGTATTCGTACCGCTACGACGAAATACTCTGGGGACATAAATTTCGCCCTATGTTTGATAACAGCCAGCAAAGTATGCTCAACCTCGATCTCGACAAATTAGACGAAACGGAAGAAGTTGCGCTTAATTAG
- a CDS encoding peptidoglycan DD-metalloendopeptidase family protein — MLLPVNFQRDPYLILDFSATNPDLATLDLTNTATFTEYVFGKLREAGAVVGVGGYNEHRVIYRRSEHFNTTEEPREIHLGIDFWTDAGTPVSAPLTGIVHSFQDNAHFGDYGPTIILEHRNVVLNQPDGVTFRTLYSLYGHLTRSSLEGLFVGKEIAAGEPIGAIGPYPENGDWPPHLHFQFMTDLLGKTGDFPGVCSLRDRDQFLAICPNPNDLLGISGLY, encoded by the coding sequence ATGCTTCTCCCTGTCAATTTCCAACGAGACCCTTACCTGATTCTTGATTTTTCGGCTACGAATCCCGATCTGGCAACGCTCGACTTAACCAATACAGCGACTTTCACAGAGTATGTGTTCGGGAAATTACGCGAAGCAGGTGCCGTTGTGGGTGTCGGTGGTTATAACGAACATCGTGTTATTTACCGCCGAAGCGAACACTTCAACACGACCGAAGAGCCTCGTGAGATCCACCTCGGCATCGACTTCTGGACCGACGCCGGAACACCCGTTTCAGCACCCTTGACCGGCATCGTTCACAGTTTTCAAGACAACGCACACTTCGGGGATTACGGCCCGACCATTATCCTGGAACATCGTAACGTAGTCCTGAACCAGCCTGACGGCGTAACATTCCGGACGCTTTATTCGCTATACGGACATCTGACCCGCTCATCGCTGGAAGGCTTGTTCGTGGGAAAAGAAATCGCGGCAGGTGAGCCGATCGGCGCCATTGGTCCCTACCCCGAAAACGGCGACTGGCCTCCGCACCTACACTTTCAGTTTATGACCGACCTGTTGGGCAAGACGGGCGACTTTCCCGGCGTCTGTTCACTGCGTGACCGAGACCAATTTCTGGCCATTTGCCCGAATCCGAATGACTTATTGGGCATTTCGGGGTTATACTGA
- a CDS encoding translation initiation factor produces MSKKNRTGVVYSTDPDFQYQSGDEPTAETLSPAQQSLKIWLVKLGGSKVVTTVRGFIGTDADLADLGKQLKAACGAGGSAKDDEILIQGDHRDKVLAWLTGKGYKAKKAGG; encoded by the coding sequence ATGAGCAAGAAAAATCGAACCGGCGTCGTGTATTCAACTGATCCGGATTTTCAATACCAGTCCGGCGACGAACCCACAGCCGAAACCTTGTCCCCTGCCCAGCAGTCACTCAAAATCTGGCTGGTGAAACTGGGGGGTAGTAAAGTTGTAACAACGGTACGTGGCTTCATCGGTACAGACGCCGATCTGGCTGACCTCGGCAAGCAGCTAAAAGCCGCCTGCGGGGCAGGCGGCTCAGCAAAAGACGACGAAATTCTGATTCAGGGCGACCACCGCGATAAAGTGCTGGCGTGGCTCACCGGCAAAGGGTATAAGGCGAAAAAAGCAGGCGGATAG
- a CDS encoding Kelch repeat-containing protein, which translates to MNHIHASWALLICLSLSLAGCSMNDSEVSPGNWRTKSAFGGTARNAAVTFTIKDKAYVGTGSNEDKDGLSDFWQYDPAENKWTQVANFPGKARSEAVGFSIDSLGYVGTGLDRTTGDLFNDFYRYDPATNKWTQIANFGGSARRSAIAFTVAGTGFVATGSDSPELRDLWAYDPAKDAWTRKADFGGRARIGAAAFVINNVAYVGTGSTNNVNQNDFWAYDPAKDTWRERKNFTGTSLARSYGVGFSINNIGYFVTGSCTQRSGDYDVWGYNPITDSWTMQSSFEGTARTRAIGFSTGTKGYVSTGATGQARFNDLWEFMPDGN; encoded by the coding sequence ATGAATCATATACATGCATCGTGGGCTTTACTGATCTGCCTGAGTCTTTCACTGGCTGGTTGTTCGATGAATGACTCGGAGGTATCACCCGGCAACTGGCGAACCAAGTCTGCGTTTGGAGGCACAGCCCGGAATGCGGCTGTTACGTTCACAATCAAAGACAAGGCCTATGTTGGAACGGGATCGAATGAGGATAAAGATGGGCTTTCTGATTTCTGGCAGTATGATCCGGCCGAAAACAAATGGACCCAGGTCGCCAACTTTCCAGGTAAAGCCCGCAGCGAAGCCGTTGGCTTTTCGATTGATTCCCTAGGGTACGTCGGTACTGGCCTGGACAGAACGACCGGCGATTTGTTCAACGATTTTTACCGGTATGACCCAGCGACCAATAAATGGACACAAATCGCCAATTTTGGTGGGTCTGCCAGACGGTCGGCCATTGCGTTCACCGTAGCTGGAACTGGTTTTGTGGCGACTGGTTCGGATAGCCCCGAACTGCGTGACCTGTGGGCGTACGATCCGGCGAAAGATGCATGGACGCGTAAGGCTGACTTTGGTGGCAGGGCGCGGATCGGGGCGGCTGCGTTCGTGATCAACAACGTGGCGTATGTGGGCACCGGAAGCACAAACAACGTGAATCAGAACGATTTCTGGGCGTACGATCCAGCGAAGGACACCTGGCGGGAGCGTAAAAACTTCACGGGAACATCACTCGCACGTTCCTACGGCGTAGGCTTTTCAATTAATAACATTGGCTACTTCGTAACGGGTTCCTGCACGCAGCGTTCCGGAGACTACGATGTCTGGGGGTATAACCCGATTACCGATTCATGGACTATGCAATCGTCTTTCGAGGGAACAGCCCGAACAAGAGCGATTGGGTTTTCTACCGGCACAAAAGGATACGTGTCAACGGGGGCAACGGGTCAGGCACGCTTCAATGATTTGTGGGAGTTCATGCCAGACGGTAACTGA
- a CDS encoding peptide MFS transporter, with protein sequence MESTIEKPINQATLFGHPMGLFVLFFTEMWERFSYYGMRAILLLFLIDNVRGGMGMNEADGAAIYGIYTASVYLLSLPGGWIADNLLGQRKSIFYGGIVIMLGHIILAFPAGPGLFYAGLCTVAIGTGLLKPNISSVVGELYPEGGARKDAAFSIFYMGINTGSLLGISVVGYLGQKVGWHYGFGAAAVAMLLGIITFQVFAPRYLGDRGNFVAPPVANAGEPSSGNRSLLLFLAVVAAVLAAFQLTGVLDMTTAQGLAKAMGTIISLIAVGYFLYILIAGGLDSVEKKRVAVLFVFFLAGAAYWAGNEQQGSSLQIFADRYTDLNLFGWEMPSSWFQNLNPAFILLFSPVLAGLWVFLANRKIDYSVPAKMATSLILLGIAYIIMVVAAKLVLTGERTSPLYLSFTYFFFTLAELFLSPVGLSSFSKLAPKRYTSQLMGLWFVGSSLGNLIAGLFAGGFDEKNVAQMPDLFLSVVYFSLGFGFLLLLFVKPLKKWMGGIQ encoded by the coding sequence ATGGAATCTACTATTGAGAAGCCTATCAACCAGGCCACGCTTTTTGGCCACCCGATGGGCCTTTTCGTTTTGTTCTTTACCGAGATGTGGGAGCGCTTCAGCTACTACGGTATGCGGGCGATCCTGTTGCTGTTTCTGATCGACAACGTTCGGGGCGGCATGGGCATGAACGAAGCCGATGGGGCCGCTATCTACGGAATTTATACGGCCTCGGTGTACCTGCTTTCGCTGCCCGGTGGTTGGATTGCCGACAACCTGCTCGGGCAGCGCAAATCTATTTTTTATGGCGGTATCGTAATCATGCTCGGCCATATTATTCTGGCCTTTCCGGCGGGTCCGGGACTTTTTTATGCGGGCCTGTGTACGGTAGCGATCGGGACCGGGCTATTGAAACCGAATATCAGTAGTGTTGTTGGCGAGCTGTATCCGGAAGGGGGCGCTCGGAAAGATGCCGCTTTTTCAATCTTCTACATGGGCATCAATACCGGCTCACTGCTTGGCATTTCGGTCGTTGGTTATCTGGGACAGAAAGTTGGCTGGCACTACGGATTTGGCGCGGCTGCCGTAGCGATGTTGCTCGGCATTATCACCTTTCAGGTATTTGCTCCGCGTTACCTGGGCGATCGGGGTAATTTCGTAGCGCCCCCGGTAGCTAACGCTGGTGAACCGTCGAGCGGGAATCGTTCATTACTCTTATTTCTGGCCGTAGTCGCTGCGGTGCTGGCAGCGTTTCAGCTGACGGGTGTACTGGATATGACCACTGCTCAGGGTCTTGCCAAGGCAATGGGAACGATTATTTCACTGATTGCTGTAGGCTACTTTCTGTATATTCTGATTGCGGGGGGACTGGACAGCGTAGAGAAGAAGCGGGTGGCCGTTCTCTTTGTCTTTTTTCTCGCTGGAGCCGCTTACTGGGCTGGTAATGAACAGCAGGGATCATCGCTCCAGATTTTCGCCGACCGCTATACGGACCTCAATTTATTCGGATGGGAGATGCCGTCGAGCTGGTTCCAGAACCTGAACCCGGCCTTTATTCTTCTTTTTTCGCCAGTTCTGGCGGGCCTGTGGGTTTTTCTGGCAAATCGAAAAATCGATTACTCCGTACCGGCGAAAATGGCAACCAGCCTGATTCTGCTTGGTATTGCCTACATTATCATGGTCGTTGCGGCTAAGCTGGTACTCACCGGCGAACGAACCTCTCCTTTGTACCTGTCGTTTACGTACTTCTTTTTTACGCTGGCGGAGTTATTTCTGAGCCCGGTCGGTCTCAGCTCGTTCTCTAAACTCGCCCCCAAACGTTACACGAGTCAGCTGATGGGTCTTTGGTTCGTCGGTTCGTCGCTGGGTAATCTGATCGCCGGATTATTTGCGGGTGGCTTCGACGAAAAAAACGTTGCGCAGATGCCCGACCTGTTTCTGAGCGTTGTGTATTTTAGCCTGGGTTTTGGCTTCCTGTTGCTGCTTTTTGTAAAACCACTGAAAAAATGGATGGGCGGAATTCAGTAG